TGGCTGGTGCCCCAGCTGACAAATTTGCCCACGCCTTTCGCTGGTACAACCACATCAACTCGTACAAGTCTCAATTTGAAAGGTTGGTTAAGTAAAAGctatttcttttatatttatgTACAGCCAAGTGATGTTTCTACACCAACGAACTTAGTTATTTTGGGTCAGAAGGtttgatttaaattaaaaccaaTTGAATATTTGGTTTTACTTTTGAATAAAACTGCATAGTAAATTACTGCTCTTGAAATGTATGTAAGGTACGTTTTAAAAACCACTCCATCCTGTCCAGCTCACTAAAAACTAGAGTCAGTGGTGCTTGCTTGCTTGATAAATTATCTCGAGTTTGTGTTGTTGGttaattgaattttttcagTAAAATGAGAGATGTTGTTATATCAGCCTACTTTGCCTTTTTGGAACAGTTTGCCAGGAATTAAGAAACCAATAGACCAGTATGGACCAGCAAGTGCTTCTGCAGCAAATGGTGATGCTAGTGACGATGATGATGTGGATCTATTTGGCTCCGACAGTGAAGAAGATGAAGAAGCGGAAAAGATCAGAGCTGAAAGGCTTGCTGCCTACCAAGAACGAAAGAGCAAAAGTGAGCTTTTCTGGATCTCCTGACTAATAGTGTCacatttgctttttatttagAAATGCAATTTTAAAGTATATAATAGAATAACCATGTGTAGTCTGGTATCTGTTAACAAGaaaatttctacaaatgaTAATATTAATTGTTAAgaattttggtaaaaaaaacactggtcTAAAGACAGTAAAAAGTTCTTAATTTGATATTTATTATTCAATGTACTTAGAGAAAGTTATTATTGCCAAGTCCAACATTATCCTGGATGTAAAGCCATGGGATGATGAAACCGACATGAAGGAGTTGGAAAGACTCACCCGAACCGTTGAAACTGATGGACTCCTTTGGGGAGCGTGTAAGATTTCGGCTGTTTTTATGTTTACTTGGCTTTTATCGTCAGAAACGGTATACCTGCTTCACAACAGTTAAAACCTATTTTCTGTGCCTTCTGCTTTTAAAATC
The Clavelina lepadiformis chromosome 4, kaClaLepa1.1, whole genome shotgun sequence DNA segment above includes these coding regions:
- the LOC143452910 gene encoding elongation factor 1-beta-like, whose protein sequence is MGFGNIKIASGVEKLNNFLEDKSYIDGYVPSQADVAIFEAMAGAPADKFAHAFRWYNHINSYKSQFESLPGIKKPIDQYGPASASAANGDASDDDDVDLFGSDSEEDEEAEKIRAERLAAYQERKSKKKVIIAKSNIILDVKPWDDETDMKELERLTRTVETDGLLWGASKLVAVGYGIQKLQISCVVEDDKVSTDFLEESITGFEDFVQSVDIVAFNKV